In a genomic window of Pseudoalteromonas xiamenensis:
- a CDS encoding DNA-3-methyladenine glycosylase 2 family protein codes for MYTKTQFQTARQSRDPRFDGLFYVAVKSTGIYCRPICPAPMAKEQNVEYFEFAHQAAQAGFRPCIRCRPDSAPGSYAWQGTGTTANRAKKLIDEGALNEGSTTDLADRLGISVRHLNKLFQQYFATTPKSYALYKQCDFAKQLLQQSQLSITDIAYASGFSSVRRFNDAFSKLYQLTPSHLRAKGSQPITTSIRLFLTYRPPYNWVVLQRFLAARLIKGLEWVSDISYGRTFELHEYYGRFTATLNEEKHGFMVDIDINDVKGLHVVVQNIRRVLDLDADCSVIENLLKGKVSANFELVEGLRLPGIWSPFEAGIRAILGQQVSVKAARTYVQTLYDQLGVQRGDVKTFPTPKRVATSELDFFKMPERRKASLKLLADYEWRTPARELEEWLVIKGIGPWTVQYAQMRGQSHPDIFLGGDLGVIKAMGKCEQFKQEDAAPFRSYLTFQLWSLL; via the coding sequence ATGTATACCAAAACTCAGTTTCAGACGGCGAGACAATCGCGAGACCCTCGTTTCGATGGGTTATTTTATGTTGCAGTGAAAAGTACCGGGATATACTGTCGTCCCATATGTCCTGCGCCGATGGCGAAAGAGCAAAATGTTGAATATTTTGAATTTGCACATCAAGCCGCACAAGCGGGTTTTAGGCCCTGCATACGTTGTCGACCTGACAGTGCCCCAGGAAGTTATGCTTGGCAGGGGACTGGGACAACCGCGAATCGAGCCAAAAAGCTGATTGATGAAGGCGCATTGAATGAGGGATCAACGACTGATCTTGCAGACCGTTTAGGAATTTCGGTTCGCCATTTGAACAAACTTTTTCAGCAGTACTTTGCAACGACACCTAAGTCCTATGCACTTTATAAGCAATGTGATTTCGCTAAGCAATTGTTACAGCAATCTCAGTTGAGCATCACAGACATTGCCTACGCGAGTGGGTTTTCATCAGTGCGCCGTTTCAATGACGCGTTTTCGAAGCTTTATCAACTCACGCCTTCTCATTTGCGAGCAAAAGGGTCGCAACCGATTACCACATCTATTCGATTATTTTTAACGTATCGACCGCCTTATAACTGGGTTGTGTTGCAACGCTTTCTGGCTGCTCGCTTAATTAAAGGCCTCGAATGGGTTTCGGATATCAGTTATGGGCGAACCTTTGAATTGCATGAGTATTATGGTCGTTTCACCGCAACCCTTAATGAAGAAAAGCATGGTTTCATGGTTGATATTGACATTAATGACGTCAAAGGTTTGCATGTTGTGGTGCAAAACATTAGGCGTGTACTCGATCTTGATGCGGATTGTTCAGTAATTGAGAATCTTCTGAAAGGGAAGGTTAGTGCTAACTTTGAGTTAGTGGAAGGACTTCGTTTGCCAGGTATTTGGAGCCCATTTGAAGCTGGGATAAGAGCTATTTTAGGGCAGCAAGTGTCGGTAAAAGCGGCTCGAACTTATGTACAAACACTTTATGATCAATTAGGTGTGCAAAGGGGGGATGTTAAAACCTTTCCAACCCCTAAGCGAGTCGCGACAAGTGAACTTGATTTTTTCAAGATGCCAGAAAGGCGAAAAGCATCGTTGAAGTTATTAGCTGACTATGAATGGCGGACACCTGCACGGGAACTTGAAGAATGGTTGGTGATTAAAGGAATAGGTCCATGGACAGTCCAATATGCGCAAATGAGAGG
- a CDS encoding GNAT family N-acetyltransferase: MLQIRPAEIEDVSTILHFINELAIYEKEPDAVFATEEKLINTLFCEGATAHAILCFDGDEVIGFAVYFFNYSTWLGKNGLYLEDLFVSPSHRGKGAGKAIMKYLANHALERKCGRFEWVVLDWNKPAIDFYESIGAQAQSEWIIYRLTGQALVDFAKAE, encoded by the coding sequence ATGCTCCAGATTAGACCAGCAGAAATTGAAGATGTTTCTACGATTCTACATTTTATCAATGAGTTAGCGATATATGAAAAAGAGCCTGATGCAGTTTTCGCTACCGAAGAAAAACTCATCAATACCTTGTTTTGTGAAGGCGCAACGGCGCATGCAATTCTGTGCTTTGACGGCGACGAAGTCATCGGGTTTGCAGTGTACTTCTTTAACTATTCTACATGGCTTGGTAAAAACGGCCTTTACTTAGAAGATTTATTTGTGAGCCCATCCCACCGAGGAAAAGGGGCAGGCAAAGCCATTATGAAGTACTTGGCAAATCACGCGTTAGAACGTAAATGCGGTCGATTTGAATGGGTTGTACTGGATTGGAACAAGCCCGCAATTGATTTTTATGAAAGTATAGGTGCTCAGGCTCAAAGCGAATGGATTATCTATCGACTCACTGGACAAGCTTTAGTGGATTTTGCCAAAGCTGAATAA
- a CDS encoding efflux RND transporter periplasmic adaptor subunit, translating to MNLNFSASTRVAVLFSMLMHFSVLANNAVHLDDERQENTIKLTPQQVANIGLEIQQIKPRTHTSLLTLQGEVRANNYASYIVTPRTESIVIQRHVKQNDIVNLGTQLVTLFSPDIANEQANYLSAYQEWQRVKNLGSSIISDKDKQLINIDFRRSTGKLLAFGLDQGQIDALPSMPLDKMGQYVLNAEQAGVVINDEFVRGQRVDAGTPLFFITDESSLWVDAQLPLQETLNVLPGTQVEVQVLGQKFGAMVTQQSHFALTDTRSRVVRLNVKNENDLLHPGMFVTIKLPANRQNVSVVPESALVRSSDGDWQVFIEHESGEYVPIEVKRLGEFEGGIAIDDINSGSKVVVKGAFYLASELAKAGFDTHNH from the coding sequence ATGAATTTAAATTTCTCCGCGTCGACACGTGTCGCCGTGTTATTTTCCATGCTTATGCACTTTTCAGTTTTGGCAAACAACGCTGTTCATTTAGACGATGAACGCCAAGAAAACACTATCAAGTTAACGCCACAGCAAGTCGCCAACATTGGTCTTGAGATACAACAAATTAAACCAAGAACACACACCTCACTGTTGACTTTGCAGGGTGAAGTACGAGCGAATAACTACGCAAGCTACATTGTTACACCTAGAACCGAATCCATCGTCATACAAAGACATGTGAAACAAAACGACATAGTCAATCTAGGCACTCAGCTCGTTACACTATTCAGTCCAGATATCGCAAACGAACAAGCGAATTATCTGAGTGCATATCAAGAATGGCAGCGTGTAAAAAATTTAGGAAGCAGTATCATCAGTGACAAAGATAAACAGCTGATTAACATTGACTTTCGCCGCTCAACCGGAAAACTATTAGCGTTCGGCCTCGATCAGGGTCAAATCGATGCCTTGCCATCGATGCCATTGGATAAAATGGGCCAGTATGTCCTAAATGCAGAACAAGCAGGTGTTGTGATCAATGATGAATTTGTTCGTGGGCAACGCGTTGACGCTGGTACTCCTCTCTTTTTTATTACAGACGAATCGTCACTTTGGGTTGATGCGCAACTGCCATTGCAAGAAACGCTAAACGTCTTACCCGGTACGCAAGTCGAAGTGCAGGTATTGGGCCAGAAATTTGGTGCTATGGTCACTCAACAAAGTCATTTTGCACTCACCGATACTCGCTCACGAGTCGTACGACTCAATGTAAAAAATGAGAACGATCTATTGCATCCAGGCATGTTTGTCACAATCAAACTTCCCGCAAATAGACAAAATGTGAGTGTGGTACCAGAAAGCGCTCTGGTGCGTTCAAGCGATGGTGATTGGCAAGTATTCATCGAGCACGAATCTGGAGAATATGTCCCCATTGAAGTAAAACGTCTCGGCGAGTTTGAAGGAGGGATCGCCATTGATGATATCAATAGTGGTTCAAAAGTCGTTGTGAAAGGCGCTTTCTACTTGGCCTCCGAACTGGCTAAAGCTGGTTTTGATACGCATAACCATTAG